Below is a genomic region from Sphingopyxis terrae subsp. terrae NBRC 15098.
GACGCTGGCGATCAGCCCTTGGTTGCGGCCTTCTTTTCGGCCTTCTTCATCTTTTGCGCGTGGTGCGTCGCCTTTTTCGCGGGCTTCGACGTCGCCGCCTTGGTCGGCGTCGCGTCAGCGGCGAAAGCCGAGCCGCTCACCATGGCGAGCGAAAGGACGGCGGCGGCAGCGAGTTTGCTATAGTTACGCATGAGACTTCCACTCCTTGACAGTTCAACCACCCGCAATCGGGGGCTGTCAGGGCGGCCGATCCGTTCCAGGGACGGGGGAAACGGTTCGGATCGGCCTTGCCCGACGACCGATCAATAGACCCGGGGCCCTGCCCAGCCGATGGCGGCGGGATTACAAGTTGGTCATCTGTCGGCGCGCTCAGGTCGCGGCGAGCGACCGCTTAGCGAGTAGCGCCCGCTGCGGGCTTGCAGGCACCCTTGTCAAAAATCGCCCTCCCGCCTATCGCTCGCGCGTGCCTCCCCGGCCCGCGACCAGCGCGCGCCGCCACCGAAGATTGCGTCCGCTGAACCCTGTTCCAGCCACTCCCTACGTCGAACAGCTCAGCATCGGGGCGGGGCGCCGGCTGTTCGCGATCGGCCTCGCTGTCCTGATTCCGGCGCTGCTGCTCCTGCTGCTTCTCACCACGGGCCTGGGATCGCTGCCCGACAAGCAGCAGGAACGGATCACCATGGTGAGCCTGGAAGCCGCCGAAGTCGCCGAGCAAGCACCCGAGTCCGCCAGCAAGGCGCGCGAACAGCAGAAGGAGGCGCCGACGCCGCCGGTGACGAGCCCCCCCGTTCCGGCGCCACCGCCCACCCCACTGCCGCCACAAGTCCCGCAGCCCGCGACGCCCCCGCAACCACCAGCGCCGCCAGCCACCCCGCCGACGAAACGCATCGGCGTCCGCCTCAACAGCGGGCAGTCCTTTGGCCCGCCAGACAGCGGCGGGTCGGCGGCATCGCGCGACACGCCGCGCGTGGGGAGCGCTCCAAACGGCGAGCCGCTTTATGCGGCGGCATGGTATCGCGAGCCGAGCCGCGACGAACTGCGCGGCTATCTGTCCACCGCCAGTGGGCCGGGATGGGGGCTGATCGCCTGTCGCACCGCCCCCGAGTTTCGCGTCGAGGATTGCGTCGGGCTCGACGAATATCCGCAAGGATCGCAGATCAACCGCGCGGTGCTGGCGGCGGCGTGGCAATTCCGCGTGCGGCCGCCGCGGGTCGGCGGGCGCTCGATGGTCGGGGCCTGGGTCCGGATCAGGATCGATTACGGAATCGAACGACCCTAGGGTCTGGCCCCATAAATCAGGCGAGCGGTTCGCCCGAAATGGTGATGCGGTGCATCAGGCGGCGATGGCCGTGATAATCATTCATCGCATAATGCCAGGTCGACCGGTTGTCCCAGATTGCCAGCGATCCGGGCGCCCATTGGACGCGGCAATGAAACTGCTCCTGCATCGCGACCTGATAGAGATAGGTGAGCAGCGGCACGCTCTCCTCGCGCGTCCAGCCGTCGAAATGCAGCGTGAAGGCCGGATTTACGTACAGGATCTCGCGCCCGCTTTGCGGGTGCCGGATCACCACCGCATGCACCGCGCGCGTTCGTTCCTCATGCCCCTTCAGGTCGACACCCTGATCGGTCTTCGAATAGAGGCCATCGGCGCTGTAGATATGATCGGCCGAGTGGACGGCGCGAAGCGTCCGCAACATGTCCTTCAGGCCCGGTGACAACGAATCGAAAGCCGCGCCCATCCCCGCGAACAATGTATCGCCGCCGCTGGGCGGAGTTTCGCGGGCGAGCAGGATGGAGCCCATTGCGGGGATCTGGTCATAGCTGTGATCGGTGTGCCACCCGCCGCCGATATTGGTCTGCTGGCTCTCCGACTTGCGGACCTCCGCAATTTCCGGGTGCCCGCCATTTGCAGGGAAATATTTGTTGATGTCGATCTCGCCCCAGCGGCGGGCGAAAGCGATATGCTGTTCGGGGGTGAGCGTCTGATCGCGCACGAAGAGGACGCCGTGCTCGGCGACGGCCTGCCGCAGAAGCCCGATATCCTGCTCGTCGAGATGGTTCAAATCGATCCCGGTCGCTTCGACACCGACGTGCGGCGACAGGGGGTGCATCTGTATCGACGTCATGGAACTCTCCCGCATTATCCCGGCGACGATAGCGCAAACGCTGGCATTCAAATGCCACCTTCGTTACAATTCTTCATGACGATCGGCGATCAGCTCCGGCAATGCAGATGGTTTTGCCGCTGCGATCCTGCGGTGCAGCAGGCGATCGCCGCCGATGGCCGGCTGGCAACGCTCGCGCGCGGGCAATGGGTCTATGGCGAGGGGGACATGGCGACCGGCATCGTCATCGTGCTCGACGGGATGCTGCGCCTCGAAGCCGCGGCGGGGGAAAAGATCGTGCTGGTCGGCATCGCCCGCGCCGGCGACGCCTTCGGTCAGTCGCGCCAGATAGGCGGCGGTCCGCGTATCGTGACCGCGATCGCCAGCCGGCCGAGCCGCGTCCTGACGATCAGCGACACGATGCTCGACCGGATCGGGCATCGCCTCCCCGCGCTCTGGAAGGCGACGAGCGAACTGGTGTACGGGCAACTCGACGCCAGCGTGCACGGGCTGGCGCAGATGCTGTCGCTGAGGCCCCGCGGACGCATCGCCGCGCGGCTCCTGACCTTCGCGCGTGACGCCGAGGTACCGCTCAGCCAATCGGATCTGGCCGAACTCTGCGGCCTGTCGCGCAAGGTCGTGAGCGCTCATCTTGCCGCGCTTGAGCAAGCGGGCGCGATCCGGCGCGGCTATCGCACCATCCGCCTGCGCGACATGGCTCAGTTAAGCCGTCTGGTCGGTGCTTAGCAGACCCGAATCCCAAAAAAGAAGGGCGCGCCCGAAGACGCGCCCGAGGCGGAGCGGCCGTGCCGGATCAGAACCGCTTGGTGACGTTGAATCCGATGATCCGGGGGTCGAGCGTGAAGATATTCGCGCTCAGCCCGGTGTCGTCGCTGTTGGTAAAGGTGTTTGTGATCGGCGTGTCGTTGAACAGATTCTTGACATAGAGTTGCACTGCGAACTGCGATTTCGGTCGCTCGATCGTGATCGCCAAATTGGCGTTGTCCCAGGCGCGAAGCCGATCATATTCGGTGTTGTATATGCGCGCATAGCTTTTCGCCTGGCGATAATAGTCGCCGCGCAGCGTGACATTCCATTCGCCGGCAAAGACCGTGTATTGCGCGCCGATATTGAAGGTATAGCGCGGTGAATTGGGAAGTTCTTTTCCGCTGAGGTCCGCATAAAAGCCGCGCCCGCCATTCGGCGCGTCGATCAGCGGGTCATAGGTAAAGCCAAGGAACTGGTCCCAGCGCAAATTTGTCTCGACATTCGGGTTGAAGCTGCCGTAGCGCGCCGACCCCGCACAAAGCGCCGAGAGCATGAAGTCCCCGAGCCCGCCCGGCCCCGCAAAGAAGGATGAGAGGATCGCCTCGACCTTGTCCTTGGGCGCGATGCAGTTCGACGGCACACCGAGCTGTGGACGCACGACGACCCAGTCGGGATTGCCCTGCGTTCGGTTCATCACGTCGATCGACTGCTCCCCCTTGCCGATCCGCGTGCGCAGATAGCCGAAGTTGGAATCGACACGGAAGTTGCGCGAAGGCTGCCACGCCGCTTCAAGCTCGAGTCCCCAGGTCGTCGCGTCGAAATTTTCGTTGAGCGAGATGCGATCGACGATCTGAGAGACCTGATAGTCCTTGTATAGATTGAGGAATGCGGTCGCGTTGAGCATGACCTTGCCGCCGGCGAGACTGTTCTTCATCCCGATCTCGAACGCATTGACATATTCGGGCTCGAAGGTTTCGGCGAGCGGCTGGTACTGGATTACCTTCGGGTCGATGTCGACGCGTGGCGGATTGGAGCCCCCACCCTTGTAACCACGCGAATAGGACGCATAGACCAGCGTGTCGTCGGTGAACGACGTCTGCGGCGACCAATCGACGACAAGACGACCGGTGAAGGCATTCCATTCCTGGTTGATCGGCGGAAGGGCCGGATAGCCGCGACTTACGCGGCCGCCGCTCGAGGGGCCGCTTTCGGTTCCGAATTTGAACCCACCGAGCAAAAGCTGGCTCGGAATCGGGGTCGAACGCTTGCGGTCGTTGGTATAGCGCGCGCCGGCAGTGATCTTCACATCATCGGCGATCTGCCAATAGGTTTCTCCGAACAGCGCCCATGAGCGCGTCTGCACGACATTCTTGCTGCGGAAATAATTATGGCCCTCGCCGTTGATCTGGTCGATCGGATTGGGATCGACATAGACGCATTCGCGAAATTCGTTGCCTGCATCGCAATTGCGGGTGCCCGTCCCGATCTCGCCGGGCGCATCCTCGCGATTGTAGAAATATTCGGCGAGCAGGCTGAACAGGTTGCTGAACACATAATAGTCGTCCTGCGATTTGAAGTTCAGCGCATTCGCTCCCACGCTAAAGTTGAAGGGGCCGCTGAAATCGGACTGAAGCCGGAGTTCCTGCGTCCACTGACTGTTCCGCGACTGGCTGACGTCGACGGCGAGCATCCGGTCGGATGGACCAAGCTGCGGATCGGTGTAGACGCCGCCGGGCGTCGGCCCCGGTATGTTGTTCGGTCTGCCGAGCACGTCGACGAGCCGCGGGTCCAGTGAATCAGCGAAGACCGGAGCAGAGACGAAGCGGTTGTAATCCTGCGACGAATAATAGCGATCGCGCGCATAGGCGGTTTGCGACACCAGCTTGAGATCGCCGAGACCGGCCTCCAGATTGAGCTGGAAGACGTCGTTTTTGGCGCGAAATACAGGATCGTAGCTTGTCGAAATTTCGCGCAGATTGCGCGATTGATTGATCCCTGCGTAGGGATCGGACAAATTGTTGACGATCGGCACCGGCGCCAGGCCCAAGACGGGATCGGGCAGCAGCCCGACGTCGATCAATCCCGCTGTGTAATAAAAGGCAAAGCTGGTCGCGTTCGGTGCGCCAAAGGCAGCCTCGCTGTAGAGCGATCCCGGAAGGCACCCCTGGCTCAGCTTGCCGCGAAGATGATCGGGAACCGGGGTATCGCCGACCATTTCGGGGCCGGGATCGCGGGTGCAAAGCTGCTTGCCAGTCCGCGATCGCCGATCCTTCTCCTGGAAATGCTGCCAGACGAAATTCGCCTTCAGGTTATCGCTCGGCTCCCACTGCGCCGACAGGCGCGTCGACCACAGATCGCGGTCGTTGACGTGACGATTGGTAAAGCTGTTGTAGTCGAAGCCTTCGCGCTTCGTCATGGCCGCGGCGCCGCGGATCGCGAACCGGTCGCCCAGCGGGATGTTCAGCATCCCGTTGAGGCGCATCGTCCCAAAGCTGCCCACCTCGGCCTTCGCCAGACCCTCGAAGCTGTATTTCGGCATTGCGGTGATAATATTGACGACGCCTCCCGTTGCGTTGCGGCCATAGAGGGTACCCTGTGGGCCGCGCAGCACCTCGACGCGTTCAAGGTCGAAAAACTCCTGTTCGAACAATCGATTGCGGATCAGCGGCGTATTGTTGAAGCTTACCGCGACGGCCGGGTCGCTCGACGCGGATATCGCTTTGGTCCCGATCCCGCGGATCGTGAAATCATAGCCCGAAAAATTGCTCTTCGAAAAATTGACGTTGGGCACCGCGCGAACGAGTTCGGCCCCTCCTTCGACCTTCTTGTCGTCGAGTGCCCGCGGCGTGAAGGCACTGATCGCAATCGGAACGTCGATGATCTTTTCCGCACGCTTCTGGGCGGTGACGATGATTTCATTGTCGCCGTCGGTCACCGCCGCGGCGGTCGGGGTCTCGTTTCCCACAGGCTGCACGACGAAAATATTGCCCTCACGGCGATAGCCCAGCCCGGTTCCGCGGAGCAGCACGCGCAACGCGGTTTCGGGATCGGACCGGTCGCTATATCCGCCGCTGCGCTTGCCGTTGACGATCATAGCGTCGGCCATGATTGTCATGCCGCTCTGTAACCCGAAATCCCGCAGCGCGCGGCCCAGCGGCTGGGCGGGAATCTTGTAGCTGGTCGCTTTGTCCTGTCCCTCGCGCGCCTGCGCCGTGCCGACCGATAGCGCGAGGCATCCGATGGCGACCCCGCTCAGAAAAATCTTGCGCAACCCACATGCCCGAAATTGCATGCTTCCTCTCCCTAGCCCATGTTCCGCGGGTCTTCCCGCTAGATGCGACGGAGTTCCCTCCCGTCATATGCTAGACGCCCATCCCCTTGTTTCGGGGGGATGAGTGCGTGATAATTTTCAACGATGTTAATGTTAACAACGCACCAACGCATGATAAAATTGTACAATTATGGTTATTTGCTCCCCCCTCTCTTCGCGCGCGGGCGTCTATCTTAACGAGCCTTGCCCCGGTTTGCCGGGTGAGGAGGAAAAATGGATTGGACCG
It encodes:
- a CDS encoding TauD/TfdA dioxygenase family protein; its protein translation is MTSIQMHPLSPHVGVEATGIDLNHLDEQDIGLLRQAVAEHGVLFVRDQTLTPEQHIAFARRWGEIDINKYFPANGGHPEIAEVRKSESQQTNIGGGWHTDHSYDQIPAMGSILLARETPPSGGDTLFAGMGAAFDSLSPGLKDMLRTLRAVHSADHIYSADGLYSKTDQGVDLKGHEERTRAVHAVVIRHPQSGREILYVNPAFTLHFDGWTREESVPLLTYLYQVAMQEQFHCRVQWAPGSLAIWDNRSTWHYAMNDYHGHRRLMHRITISGEPLA
- a CDS encoding Crp/Fnr family transcriptional regulator, with product MTIGDQLRQCRWFCRCDPAVQQAIAADGRLATLARGQWVYGEGDMATGIVIVLDGMLRLEAAAGEKIVLVGIARAGDAFGQSRQIGGGPRIVTAIASRPSRVLTISDTMLDRIGHRLPALWKATSELVYGQLDASVHGLAQMLSLRPRGRIAARLLTFARDAEVPLSQSDLAELCGLSRKVVSAHLAALEQAGAIRRGYRTIRLRDMAQLSRLVGA
- a CDS encoding TonB-dependent receptor domain-containing protein, which produces MQFRACGLRKIFLSGVAIGCLALSVGTAQAREGQDKATSYKIPAQPLGRALRDFGLQSGMTIMADAMIVNGKRSGGYSDRSDPETALRVLLRGTGLGYRREGNIFVVQPVGNETPTAAAVTDGDNEIIVTAQKRAEKIIDVPIAISAFTPRALDDKKVEGGAELVRAVPNVNFSKSNFSGYDFTIRGIGTKAISASSDPAVAVSFNNTPLIRNRLFEQEFFDLERVEVLRGPQGTLYGRNATGGVVNIITAMPKYSFEGLAKAEVGSFGTMRLNGMLNIPLGDRFAIRGAAAMTKREGFDYNSFTNRHVNDRDLWSTRLSAQWEPSDNLKANFVWQHFQEKDRRSRTGKQLCTRDPGPEMVGDTPVPDHLRGKLSQGCLPGSLYSEAAFGAPNATSFAFYYTAGLIDVGLLPDPVLGLAPVPIVNNLSDPYAGINQSRNLREISTSYDPVFRAKNDVFQLNLEAGLGDLKLVSQTAYARDRYYSSQDYNRFVSAPVFADSLDPRLVDVLGRPNNIPGPTPGGVYTDPQLGPSDRMLAVDVSQSRNSQWTQELRLQSDFSGPFNFSVGANALNFKSQDDYYVFSNLFSLLAEYFYNREDAPGEIGTGTRNCDAGNEFRECVYVDPNPIDQINGEGHNYFRSKNVVQTRSWALFGETYWQIADDVKITAGARYTNDRKRSTPIPSQLLLGGFKFGTESGPSSGGRVSRGYPALPPINQEWNAFTGRLVVDWSPQTSFTDDTLVYASYSRGYKGGGSNPPRVDIDPKVIQYQPLAETFEPEYVNAFEIGMKNSLAGGKVMLNATAFLNLYKDYQVSQIVDRISLNENFDATTWGLELEAAWQPSRNFRVDSNFGYLRTRIGKGEQSIDVMNRTQGNPDWVVVRPQLGVPSNCIAPKDKVEAILSSFFAGPGGLGDFMLSALCAGSARYGSFNPNVETNLRWDQFLGFTYDPLIDAPNGGRGFYADLSGKELPNSPRYTFNIGAQYTVFAGEWNVTLRGDYYRQAKSYARIYNTEYDRLRAWDNANLAITIERPKSQFAVQLYVKNLFNDTPITNTFTNSDDTGLSANIFTLDPRIIGFNVTKRF